The nucleotide window ATCACGTTGCGCACAGATATtgtgaaggaggagaggagagctgcaTTGCTTTACATACCTCTAGACCTGTTAGCACTTCGCTGAGTTGTTTCTTTCACAGCCAAACATCTGACTGTCAAACTTGAGCCTGAGGTGCAAAAAGGggattttatttttgcaaagGTCAGACGCAGGGAAAGTTTGCAGGGTGCGCCTCTCACTGGCGCGTTTTGGAGCATATATCCAGGCTCGTTCAGCCTTTCAACACGTGCTTACGCGCGTGCACACAGTGTATGTaggagagaagcagagggaggagacAGAACCCTTCTACACACAGGCAACAGATAGAAGATGATTATAGATACAGTGTTTCATAATCTGATGGGATAGCGGTAATTTATACAGTGGgaaatatcattatgaaatcatAGAATAGATTACATTTTCTTACAAGCTTTCTGCCTATAAAAGAAACTCCTCATAAAAAAATCTATCATCTTtaccatgtgtgtttgtgtatgtaaaaATGGATGTGGGTTTATAAAGGTTTACCCTTCACCTAATCCCTAAATACATTAAGAAAATGCATGAAAACACTCTACAGGCGAAACTAACTGACATTAATCTCATCTACAGGCAAAGACAACAGGCCAACAGATAAATTCCAGCTGACCTTCCCTCTGAGAACCAACTACATGTACGCCAAAGCCAAAAGGAGCCTTCCTGAGATGTATTCCTTCAGCGTGTGCCTGTGGATCAAGTCCAACGCTTCGCCTGGGGTGGGGACACCTTTCTCCTACGCAGTCCCGGGTCAGGCCAATGAGCTGGTGCTGATCGAGTGGGGGAACAACCCCATGGAGATTCTCATTAATGATAAGGTAATTACTTATTATCACAGATTAAGACTGATTTTCTTAGCTTTGCAGTGTATTGAGGCCTTTTGAATTAAGATGTTAAGTTTACAGGCAGTAGGAGAAAGTTAAAATACTTGTGCTTGGTTGGGTAAGAGACCACTTTTCTATACCAAAGATGAGAATGGAATAAAAATAGGTGCTTAGCTGAGCaacaaaaggctttttttttttttttgagaggaTATGTGATAGGTGAAGTGATTCTGCAGGAAGAGGATAAGGTGTGGAAGAGATGAGATTTCATGCTGCAAACGAAAACAGGGAGTGACTGTGCTACAAAAGTGTCAAGATTACCTGTTAACAGAGGAGCACagagtgaaaagtgaaaatgtctCTGCTGCAGGTCGCAAAATTGCCGTTCCTCATCAACGATGGAAAATGGCATCACCTCTGCATCACGTGGACCACCCGCGACGGGATGTGGGAGGCCTTCCAGGACGGGGTGATGCGGGGAAGCGGTGAAAATCTAGCACCGTACCACCCCATCAAACCGGAAGGAGTGCTGGTCCTGGGACAAGAGCAGGTGATTATACATTTACACATCACTGAATACAACTATAATCACTTTAATCCTCATGTGTTTGGAAATCATCACCGGGCAATTATGAAATCAGTTTTGGAGAAACTAGACTAGAATATTTATGCAATGAGACTGTAGAGACCACGAAGAGTTGGCCAACTGAAGCTTTCCAAACTAATCAGTGTATGATTTTTCATTCCAATATTGTAAAACGTCCaataactgtaaaaaataacaatgcaCATCATTGAGTTGGCTTGTATTTagacaaaaaacataattagaCACCTGCTTCACACTCTCATTCTCACTCACACAAGCATTACACTgttcaaacatgaaaaaaaaaatttaatggTTTCCAGGGtggattttaattaaataaagctGTCCTATTGCTCCTAAGGTacatttgtgtgtctttaaCTAGAGACTGCTAAGTCAGTGCAGGGTTTGGTCATATCTAAGAACAAAAGTCCTATCAAATTATGTCATGATTACCAAATCTGCAGTCTTGTGCTCAAATGTCTACCATCTGTCTACCAGGAGGAATTGTGTAATGTGCACTCACAGCACTGATGGTCCTCTTTTGTCTCATTCTACAGGACACATTGGGAGGAGGCTTTGATGCAACACAAGCCTTCGTCGGCGAATTAGCAAACTTAAATATCTGGAATAGGAAACTTTCTATCGCCGAGATCTACAACTTGGCAACCTGCAACAGCAAAGCGTCAGCCGGCAACGTCTTCTCCTGGACGGAGAACAACATCGAAATATTCGGTGGAGCGACCAAATGGACCTTCGAGCCTTGTCGTTCGCTCAACTGAACTGAGTTTCACCGTTCAAGAAAGGCCTCTCTGTATTTCTGAGCTTTTGTCGTTCTCGTCTTCATTTGACGTTTGTTAGAGACTATTTGATCTTGAGTTAGTGGTAAGCTTAAATCTGGGATTTCTATCATTCTTAGGTATTTATGTGCAAAACAACACTTTTCatcatgaggaaaaaaaaaaatcgtctTGGGAAACCTCAGTGAGAAAGTATTGGTatctgttttctccttttttttttctctcggaCGTTTGGTTGAAAGCACACCTAAGCTTTTCGTTTTGGCTTATCTCGTCTTGGACTGGCAGCTGGCAATCTGCGCCTTATGTTTGGACAATTCACAATCCAAGTGAGGAATTACATAACCACTCCCACCCCCTTTCACTTCGGAGAGTGGGAGATTACGCTGTCCATCCAATTCTTGTCAGTGTTTGGCGCTGTGAAGTGATGTCTGACTCGGTACAGCTCCCTGCAACCGCCCCACACCCCACCCCCTTACCCCCCCTatcctccttcactccttcaccCCCGCCCCTCCGGAACTTGCACTGTGActgacgaagaagaagaagaagatgaagaagaagaacgcCAGGAGAGGAGGGTATGTTGAAGGACACTGCAAAGTCAGACTGTGGTACAAGTCAATTTGTAATCGTTGTTCGCTTCCAGTGTTTCTGTAAGAATGTCGTTAACTTGCCAACATTGCTACAAAGCCTGGGTGCCTTGGGCTGGTACAAATATTCAGCACATTCAGTATGTTTTAAGttgcaaattaaatgttaattggtttcttttttttctctctctcttctttgtttcttttgagCCGGGTTGAGTTTCTTGTTCCTCtggtaaatgtaatttaattacagtttGTTATCTGACATAATGTGTTTTTGGCAGGTGTTTGTACTACTCTGTATTAGGAATGTTACAGTATCTGTATAGTAACAGCATGAATGACAGAGTGCTGTGAAAGCATTGTTGAAATCTGCTTTACTATCTTCTCTGGGTCTGGgttttttactgtattgttaTATGCTCCAAGCATGGCAAAACTGAGAGATGAAGAATTtaatttttgtaataaaattgTGATACTTAATGTCCCAGTGCATTCGTGGCGTTTGGTTATGTGCGTCAAAAGGTGTGATCATAACAGGAGGGGGAAAGAAGCGAGAGGGAGCGGGAGAGAGCGTCGCTGATCACATGTAACAACTTTAGGGTGTCAAACGGTGAAGAGGGGGAGCTAAAAGCCAGATAAGTGAAATGTCCAAAGGCAGTGAAGGTCACAGGGGGGCACCTCAGAAAAGAAATCAAACCGTATGAGTGCcgatgtatctgtgtgtgtgcagtcactCCTTTACATCTGACTGCAGAAGATAACCCACTCaatgctttgttgttgttgctgctggaaGATGCAGCGCCTGCACTAAAGACTGTCAGAGGAAAAAAGTGCCTAGTCATATCAGCCCTCGAGTGGCCCAGTTCAAGCAAGTGCAGCTTAAACTAAGACTGCAGCACTTTAAGGTTGACTGTCATTATCGGTTCGCTCGAATGACCTGTTGCCGGCGCGCCGAAAATTCACACTGACAAGATGTTTCTGTTTACTGAATTCAAATTAGGCACTTAATCTGTTTCTCCTTCATTGAGTAGTGAAAGCAATGTGTTCTCCTGTTTTCAGATATTTTACCATGAAACATTTCAGAGCGGGCAGCTGTAATCTTATCTAACGACAAGTGACGTTCCAATGAGCGTTGCCTGAAATCTACTGAGGAAAGATAAAGTTATAGTATACTCGCAGGATttatcacacacatttcttgTCTGAAGTTTGACCTTGAAATGGATTTTGTTTAGCTGTGAGAAGATCTACATCACCTTACATTTATCTCCCATCATGCACAGCAGACAGCAGTCAGGGTCAAGAGCCTGTTAAAGGACAACAAGGCATTAGTGCAACCAGCCAATCTTTTGCTCCTGAGTCACCGTACCCCCTCAAAAGTTTTATCCTGGGAAGCAGCATTAAACACACGCAGTGACAGAAAACGATTTATTCTGTCCCTTAGCCACGTTGGCAGATGGATCCTGGAACACTTATCGGCCAATTACATTTATAGAAAAATACCAGGACAGCTGAAAAATAGCTGCACCGCTTTCAAAGCAAATTAAGGATTTAGCAGATCTGTCCCATCCTCAGAGCGGACAGGCATGGTGTTGGAAACAAAAGTCTTCATATACAAGAGAGCACTTCCCTTCTTGAACACAATGTCATTTTCATACTGAACTTTTTCGATGAACGTTGTTACCAAATAAATGAATCCCCATCAGGTGGTGGATGCACTGCGTCTTGACAAAATGGACTTTCATTTTGACGCTACCACTCGCAACGCCCGTCAATGGGCACGCTTTCATCTCAAAGCTCTCATAATCACTATGTCTGCTTACTACACTCAGCTAATACCCTGCCTGCGTAATGCTGCTAAGCCCTGACAGAGTATATTGCTATGGTGCAATTGCATTTGTACTGCAGACACCCGCTTTGTGCAGAATTGAAAGCGGACAGACTAGAATAGATCCAGATGACCTTAATGATGGTCTTACACCTTGTATAGATGTGGAAGACACAAAGATCAAGCCACCTCCTACATGAGCTCCACTGATGATATTACATGATGAAATGTTTGGGGTCACACCTGTCTATCGAGCTCAATGTAATTACTCCATAAGGCCTTGACACAAGTGTTAAGGACAGAGGGCTCCTGACTGAGGAGAAGTCAGTAAAAGGCCACTCTTTAAGGGTTGTCAGTAATATTCATATTCTATATGCTAAGGTACAGTACATTGCATAATATTTTGCTGGCAAAGCACATATTCCAGGACACATCCTCACGTGGCAGCATAAACAGATGCTGTTGTTCATACTGACGTTTAGGATAAGTTTTTATGATAAGTTGTCCTACATGACTCTTTGGAACTTTAACTTATTTATTAAGGTAAAGTTTTTACACAGACCTCATATCCAGGGACAATATTATTTTCAGTGAGGCTATATATTCAAGTTTCAAGATCGATGCCAAAGCTTGACATCCAATACCCTTATTCACTTTTTCCTGCAGTGAAATGAGAAGtgtaaaaaaaggagaaatgacAAGTTGCTGCTTTAAAGTTTTGTGCTGTAATATTTCTTGGCTGCGTGCAGTGACTTGTCATTATTGTAGAAATGCAAATTGCACTTCCCTTTGTTTTGTACATATTAAACAAACTAGATATGATGGTAATTAATTAGTGACGTTTAGAAGTGCTGGTGTGTGGATTGTGTTACCTCCccacagagccaggctagcagtTTTCCATTGTttcaagtctttatgctaagctaggctaatctTCTCCTGACTCCTGTAACATGTTGACTCTACAGACACAAGAGTGGAATTACTCTACTTGTCTAAATATTTGCAAGCAAATTTCCCCCAAAAGTACTGTTCCTTTAACAATACTATATCCCTGTTACATATTAGCAATACATAGCATACACAGCAATACTGTTTGTTTGATGTAGCGGTTCACATGCTAACCTTGGGCCCAACAGAATATACTCACACAAAACACCAACAGCAAGATCTACTATGGACTtatgaagtttttttaaaaagccagaaAACTCCTACACAGCTATACGAAGAGCTCTTACGTGTACGCACAATTAATTAGGTTTTGATACAAGAATAAGTGGGTTCCACTTaattcttacatttattttactccAGATGTATAACTGTCATAAcaaaacagaaggagagagcaTTTTTAAAGATGAGGCCCCCTGAGTCAAGCTGCCTGAGACTAACAAGATTCATGGTGCTATGTTATATCAATTCCTCCATggaggttgttttttcttttggagaGATTGAGTGGATAAAGACGTGACATCTCTGCTGACATCTCATTAATTCATAAGCTGTCCCCTGTGGCAGAGGCAAGGAATAATGGAACAGGAATAATGTTTCAGGTCAGAACGGCAGCAATTTCTCTTATTAACACCGGGGTGACAAAGCAGCGCCATGTAATGAGAGTTTTGGGGGTGCCATGCTCTACAAATAAAACCAAGAAGGCTGTCTGCTGAAAGAGTGTGTGTTCCCTCAAATATCAGCACACGGTGTGGCCTTTTAGACTATCGCCAGCCTGCTTATTTCTGCCGCTGCAGTTCTTTCATGTTGAGCACCAAGACGTGAAGTGGTCAAAGGGATTTGATTCACAGCGGATGCCTGAAAGTCGAGAGCTTGCATcaaactgcagagagaaagacagagagccTCATCTTGTTCATTggctctcctcctcttcgtTCTCCTCACATGGCGCGAGCTCCTAGAGACAGCAGGGAGTGGAACTTGTGGCATTTACTGATCAGCGGCAGCTTCCAGGAAGGATGCAGGGAGGATAATGAGGCTTCCTGGGCAGGCTGGGATCAGCTTGGATGTAGGCCACGACAGGAGGTGGCTCTGCTGGTCAGGAATCACTGTGGGACAAAAACGTATGCTAAACGAAGACCTGTCTCAGTCCATGCAGAGAAAGCCCACTACTTTACTCCTCTGTCTTCATAGCCCCAATATCTCACACGTCTCAGTGGGCTTTGCAGGCCCACGACAGCAATCCAagaagacaaatttcccttttAAAATAACCTCAGCATGTGTATGACAATGTGACAAGTCTTGGGAGAGGCATCAAACAGAGATCCCTCCATCACAATACTGGAGGAGcccaaggaaagaaggaaacttGTAATAATGAATAGATAAACAAAGTACAACAGTATCATTTTATCTTGTACACCAAACTGATATGGTAAGCCCAATAAAATGGCATATTTTGACCTTAATTTGCCCTTGTGCTAAGACTATAAGACTATAAAGATGGACATAGGGAGGTGTTTTATCACTGCTTCAGCTTATGGTTGGCGCcattttttccatttggagccaggaacttccaaataaggagtgaggGGTGTTTTCTTTTGCTTCATGCCCCAATACTTCCGAGTGACGCTAACACTAGCTTACTAGAGAAACCGAGCACTGCACAGTTTGATTAACGTTAGCTACTTTAGCAAAACTGTGCtaataatcaagtaacattaaagtGTAACTGCATGTTAGCTTAGAAGCCGGAGGGAAGGAATTGCTCAGTTACATATGATAATGATGCGAGGAAGACAAACAGTGGAACAACGTTTAAACAGGCAGAGCTGGCAGccacaaaaacaactgaaatcCTCCTTGCATATCACCCTGCAGCTCTTTAACGGTTTAGATTTCTGTTCCTGTAGTTATCAGCTGgtaaaatcttgttttaaaacattaaattgtgGTGTAACTGGAGCAGTTACTGAATCTTTCTGCTCTGTAGCTCTGCTCCACCTTATCTGCTCCAGCAGCATACATGTTCACATTCTGGGGAGTTGCTTCGTGTTCAGCTGACAGAAAGGATAGACAGATTCAGTGAAGCTTCAGTTAAACCATAATTAAATTTTTTGAAACAAGATTTCACCAGCTAATAACCACAGGAACAGACAGCTGGAGAGTTGCAGGCTGAGATGCGGGGAGGATTTCTGCTGTTATTGTGGCTGCCAGCAGCTCTTCCTCCCGCAGACAGTCATAGACGGAGAGACCCACTCCAGCAGGCCACCACTGCTGTACTTGCTGTTAgctcctgtcaatcaaagccCACATAGCAGATCTGCGCTTCAAATtttattaacagagcaataattTTCTCCAAAGTTATCACTACTCTACTTATTAAAGGGCCTGAATTTAGTGATTGAGATCGTAATGGCTtgttgaaaaatatatttatttattctttctagAGTAGTTGAGGCTTTTTAAATGGGGGTCAGTTGGAGCCAgggattttttggagccagcctctAGCAGCCATCAGTCACATTGCATTTTAAGATGCTTCTACATCTGatccaaaacagtaaagttgcaggcTGGAAAACCAAAATGTGATATAATCCAATGTCAATATAAACTATTGATCATTGCCAGTTTAAGAACGTAGTTTAAGTATGTTACCAGAACAGTGTTTcctgatttaaaagatgaaaaagtgaaaaggtgTTGAGAATTGCTGCAGGTATACCTGTGAGCTAATTACAGTAGCACTAAATAGACATTAGTCTTGAGCTTAAACAGTTACACTAGCCACATACAGTAGACCTTTCTAATAATTCATCTGCAAGTAATAAAAACTGTTAGTAACCACTGATGCTTATTGCTGTCAAATGCACATGTGCATGATATTCTGCTCTCAGGAGCATTTCATCTGCATTTgatttttaatactgcatatgCTGCCAGATAATTATTCTCAATTGTCCCTTAAGATGTCATTAATGCAGTCTCATATGCTGTTGCTGCAGAAGAGCCAGTGAGAGCGTCGTGTCAGCAAACACTTTAGGTAACAGACTGCAGGATTGTGTCAGTCCTTCTACAATAGACTATTGATTGTTGCCTTATAATACTCCTACATTTCAGATCGTGAAGCGCTGCTCTCGTCTGTATATTTACCTCTATGTTGACCATGTTTGAGTCACTAAGGTAACCTTTTCAGTCTTtccttaccaaaaaaaaaacttgtgtaAATGCTCCTCCACAAGGCTGGATTATCAACCAAGCAAAATGTGCTACTGTCAAGGGTCCCAGACCCCTAGAGTCCCAAAATTTCAATGTTTTAGTTCGTTTTTGATTGACTGCAAATGTATTAGGGAATTTATACTTTTCAGTGTAACATTCAATTACGGTGggacacatttttatgttgtcCCCTGTATCAAAATCTAGTTTCAGCAgctcagggttagggttactccTCTGGCCCCCTGCAATTAAAGTGCAATAATAAATAACCCACATTTataattgtaataaaaatgcaatagagaaaataattaatcatCGGCAAACAAGAGAGTGTTTAATTTAGATTTGGGGCACATGTAAAGGACCAGTGTATGGGATTTAGTGGCCTCTAGCAATGAGGTTGCAGTTTGCAACATATACCCCTCCCCTACCAagcgtgtaggagaacctatgggccaccataggttctcctacacgaACATGAGGCCCTCTCCAGATCCAGTGCTTGgcttgtctgttctgggctactgaaGAAAcatggtgcaacatggtgggttCCATGGAAGAAGACCCCTGTAGATATAAAAGACTATTTcaaaggtaacgaaaacacaaatcttatttttaggtaattatacactaatgatatatatatatatatgtatatatatttataataatatatattccatttctgccaagtctgttcaaCTAGATGCCGCAAAATACTACATTCTAGACCTTTAAGAACATCAGGAGGCATGAGTAGCTCCATGCAGCTTCAGTTTGGTTGGTATACTGTTGTAACCTCTTCATGCTTGACTGACAGAAGGGCATTTATTGATACTTTTGATTCAGCTTTACACCTCGCATCATTTCATCAagccagtcttttttttttcttgtttactCATGAACTCCTACTGCTGTGCGTGGTTGCTGCTGTCTCCTTGGTTTAATGATCCACAAGCAAgctttttcaaatgaaaaacaaatgctCCTTCTATGATATATCAGTGGCCATGTGAGCTTGTCTGCATCCCAAACAAGCCTGGACAATCCTGACAATTCAGGGTCTGCTTTGAGATGTGGAAGCCttttgaagtgtgtgtttgatctGAAAACCTGCTGAGTTATGACCCAGCTCTCCACAGATGGATGCTCTGGCCTGTGGTTGTGGGCTCCCAGGTGTTTCCTACCTCTGTTTGTGATGAGTTTCTCCCAGGTGAGCTCAGGTTTCTTTCCACCAAATGGACCTCTCTGTAGTAAGCATGTTTGTCATGAATGACTGCATGAATTTTCTTTCTGATTCATTAATTTGAAAAAACTTTAAGTGTCCTGGGGTCctaacacaaatcaacaaattaCATTTCACCTCAAccgaaaagcaaagaaaaacaactacGACTGCAGCTCACTAGGCTGCTGCCATAACAGCACCAAATCGGTATGAAATTCCTCCACGTCACTTCTGATctgctgtgatttatttatgtgcCTAGCCTTAACCTACTGCCACTTACCCCTCGCTGAATCCTCTATAAAATATGTATGGCTGACGCACGATGATGGGATGTCAAAGAGGAAGCTGATAGAACACTGGGGAAGGTGAAGGGGAGGAGTCATCACCACCAAGAGTCTTGATCTCATTTAAAAGGTTGTCTCGGGTGAACTACCCTGTGGAAATCAGAATGTGAGGCAGACAAATGTGATATAGCTGAAGTTCAGCAGAGGAAAAGATAGACTCAGAAGTGGTTAAAACCAAGTCATGTAACGTGTCTATAACCACTGTCATACAGGTCATGGTGTATCCAGAGGGGGTGAGTCAGGAACAACTGGACAACTGGTCAGCCAAGTAACAGGGAGGTGTGTGTACTAACACAAAATACTTTCTGCAATAATTAGGTTGTAAAATGAATGAGTCATTCTCAAGGCAAAGCATTACTTTTATGCTGACAAAAAAGAATATGGTTGGTTAATGtgtgaattatttttatttttgaattagTTTCACctttatgaaatgaaatattacatttcatgcATGCTAGAGAAATATTTGTGTGGCATACAGgccaaaaacagcaaaatggcAATTATAATACCAATCAATAATTTGGCAATAGTGTTCAGAGGATAAATATCTGAAATCAATAtaacttcattttatttactagtaaatacaacacatttcaaGCAGAGTTTATCCAAGCTTATCCATGCTTAAGGACATTTATATTCTatgtatttaataattaataaattacaCAATCAGCCTTGGGTCTAAAAGAATGTAATTCTAGAGTGTgaagatgagaaagaaaaatatcatGCAGGTCTGGTGTTCATTAACACAAATAAGAGGAGATGGTTCTTTATCGATTAAGAAGGAATTTTAATTTACAAGtctttaatttttaaataatttcccaaaatgttccAAAATGTTTGTAGTAGAAGATTTTGTAATGTGGTACTAACTAAACAACACATCCTAGACAACACACATAGTTAAACAACCACATAGGTCGATTGTACCATGCACTCCATACAAGCTTTTTCTTGTATGCCACCTCTGTCAGTACTTTCCAAAACTATTACACATGAttgatataaacaaaaaaacgtaATGTTATGGTGTGACCGTGATGTAGCACTTGCAGTTGGAAGTGAGATGCTAACAGTGGTCTCCTGCAACTTAGACCACTTTTTAGCCTTCCACTCAATCCACCACCACAGATAAAGGAAGTTTGTCACCTTATATTGACATCTCAAGCGTCACTTTGCCAGggttagtatgtagtatagtatGGCCACTAG belongs to Scomber scombrus chromosome 2, fScoSco1.1, whole genome shotgun sequence and includes:
- the LOC133991847 gene encoding neuronal pentraxin-1-like — its product is MTGTMDASPWKLFLLSCLIVLESSAQDFGQTQFICTSVPKGMDLCTATMQNSGPAEDLKTTVMQLRETVLQQKETIMNQKETIRELTSKLSRCESQSLPVGPGGKRPGSKNTMGDVSRGTTDTLAQLGQTLQTLKQRLENLEQYSRGNNTVQANSLKDLLQNKIDDMEKQVLSRVNTLEETKPGARNDTEQRNRVETTLTTLHHRITDLEKGKDNRPTDKFQLTFPLRTNYMYAKAKRSLPEMYSFSVCLWIKSNASPGVGTPFSYAVPGQANELVLIEWGNNPMEILINDKVAKLPFLINDGKWHHLCITWTTRDGMWEAFQDGVMRGSGENLAPYHPIKPEGVLVLGQEQDTLGGGFDATQAFVGELANLNIWNRKLSIAEIYNLATCNSKASAGNVFSWTENNIEIFGGATKWTFEPCRSLN